A genomic stretch from Vanrija pseudolonga chromosome 6, complete sequence includes:
- the ssh4_1 gene encoding Protein ssh4 produces MDTSTISFSDDPVPDSPRTLSSHSEHPEPGPLAHTFIGSPLTKLKEGDQPDPLPKLHLHAETSKSSKSETERPSKSRLPKFSSPRKSYYSYQVQLEPTMGVKMMTLDEPEGPPAVLIIFIPILVVILTVLLGVLIFLIALLCLKRKNGIRLTEDGGPLDLSKGEGVIGEGGVEGVEARWLETADPDVREAYRRAKDWQMQYPPSSVPTDITLSQFLSIQEKGVSAWAFEPDYEENLSLYVQSRTEITFLSDGPGMAPAEGGGNSVMANLPLPKLNEVYYWEVKMYDKPATTEVAIGLATKPYPSFRLPGWNRFSVAYFASDGFKSHNYPFTASSYGAPLAEGDVLGVGYRPRTGTVFFTRNGRKLEDCYTGLNRLNLFPTVGANGPCTLHINLGQAGFVFIEANVKKWGLAPMVGTLAPPPAYGSERGSILLDAGYGTPGSSQPLAGHGGIGALLEAARARAAAQLGSTPGSTAPFARPVPVAGPSAPSTPRASHRRHRKRNTATSIPSVPSPLRAGRGADAGPSSSASRSADAEEDPVSYVSPTDTPQVTTRVPSVDIEDEESASDEEYTEPSAASSLLSPNPPTPGHLDISLHSLRGGIGGYFSSRGGSRSNRSDGSGASSGTNSGDSGSTVRPGVQRSPSLGPPEDSPPPPGYAPLDPHVYSQGLPADLPEDLINQAIAAMNDGA; encoded by the exons atGGACACGTCGACCATCTCGTTCTCCGACGACCCCGTCCCCGACTCGCCGCGCACCCTCTCGTCGCACTCTGAGCACCCCGAGCCTGGACCGCTCGCGCACACGTTTATCGGCTCGCCGCTgaccaagctcaaggagggcgaccAGCCCGATCCGCTGCCAAAGCTCCATCTccacgccgagacgagcaAGAGCAGCAAGAGCGAGACGGAGCGTCCCTCCAAATCCCGCCTGCCCAAGTTCTCCAGCCCCCGCAAGAGCTACTACAGCTATCAGGTCCAGCTTGAACCAACAATGGGCGTCAAGATGATGaccctcgacgagcccgagggcCCGCCGGCCGTGTTGATAATCTTCATCCCTAttctcgtcgtcatcctcacCGTTCTCCTCGGTGTCCTCATCTTCCTTATCGCCCTCCTGTGTCTCAAGCGCAAGAACGGCATCAGGCTTACTGAGGACGGAGGCCCCCTCGACCTCAGCAAGGGAGAAGGAGTTatcggcgagggcggtgtcgagggcgtcgaggcgcgaTGGCTCGAGACTGCCGATCccgacgtgcgcgaggcgTATCGTCGTGCCAAGG ACTGGCAGATGCAGTACCCGCCTTCCTCGGTACCCACCGACATCACCCTGTCTCAGTTCCTGTCTATCCAGGAGAAGGGCgtctcggcgtgggcgtTTGAGCCCGACTACGAGGAGAACCTCTCGCTTTACGTCCAGTCTCGCACCGAGATCACCTTCCTCTCTGACGGACCCGGCATGGCTCccgccgagggcggtggCAACTCGGTCATGGCAAACCTCCCATTGCCAAAGTTGAACGAGGTTTACTACTGGGAGGTCAAGATGTACGACAAGCCCGCCACCACCGAAGTCGCCATTGGTCTCGCGACCAAGCCGTACCCCTCCTTCCGACTTCCCGGCTGGAACCGCTTCTCGGTCGCCTACTTTGCGTCGGATGGCTTCAAGTCACACAACTACCCGTTCACTGCCTCGTCTTACGGCGCCCCGCTGGCGGAAGGAGACGTGCTGGGCGTCGGGTACCGCCCCCGCACCGGCACCGTGTTCTTCACTCGCAACGGtcgcaagctcgaggactGCTACACCGGTTTGAACCGCCTCAACCTCTTCCCTACGGTTGGTGCCAACGGCCCCTGCACTCTCCACATCAATCTCGGCCAGGCTGGATTCGTCTTCATCGAAGCAAACGTCAAGAAGTGGGGCCTCGCGCCCATGGTCGGCACCCTTGCGCCTCCACCCGCCTATGGCAGTGAGCGCGGCagcatcctcctcgacgctggATACGGTACCCCGGGTTCGAGCCAGCCCCTTGCAGGCCACGGTGGCATCGGTGCCCTCCTTGaggctgctcgtgctcgcgctgccgcgcagctcggctcgacgccgggaTCGACCGCTCCCTTTGCTCGCCCCGTTCCTGTGGCTGGTCCCTCGGCGCCTTCCACTCCTCGCGCCTctcatcgccgccaccgcAAGCGCAACACGGCCACCTCGATCCCATCGGTCCCCAGCCCCCTCCGTGCTGGACGCGGTGCCGATGCTGGTCCTTCGTCTTCGGCTAGCCGTTcagcggacgccgaggaagaccCAGTCTCCTATGTCTCACCAACCGACACGCCTCAGGTCACGACCAGGGTGCCCTCGGTCGAcattgaggacgaggagtcGGCATCCGACGAGGAGTACACCGAGCCCAGCGCTGCGAGCAGCCTCCTCTCGCCAAATCCCCCAACGCCGGGACACCTCGACATTTCATTGCACTCGCTCCGtggcggcatcggcggctACTTTAGCTCGCGCGGCGGTAGCCGCTCGAACCGGTCTGATGGGTCTGGGGCCTCGAGCGGCACAAATTcgggcgacagcggcagcacTGTCCGCCCGGGCGTGCAGCGTTCTCCATCCCTAGGCCCGCCCGAGGActctcctcccccacctggctacgcgccgctcgaccctCACGTTTACAGCCAAGGGCTGCCTGCCGATCTTCCGGAAGATCTCATCAACCAGGCGATCGCGGCGATGAACGATGGCGCGTGA
- the ssh4_1 gene encoding Protein ssh4 — protein MDTSTISFSDDPVPDSPRTLSSHSEHPEPGPLAHTFIGSPLTKLKEGDQPDPLPKLHLHAETSKSSKSETERPSKSRLPKFSSPRKSYYSYQVQLEPTMGVKMMTLDEPEGPPAVLIIFIPILVVILTVLLGVLIFLIALLCLKRKNGIRLTEDGGPLDLSKGEGVIGEGGVEGVEARWLETADPDVREAYRRAKDWQMQYPPSSVPTDITLSQFLSIQEKGVSAWAFEPDYEENLSLYVQSRTEITFLSDGPGMAPAEGGGNSVMANLPLPKLNEVYYWEVKMYDKPATTEVAIGLATKPYPSFRLPGWNRFSVAYFASDGFKSHNYPFTASSYGAPLAEGDVLGVGYRPRTGTVFFTRNGRKLEDCYTGLNRLNLFPTVGANGPCTLHINLGQAGFVFIEANVKKWGLAPMVGTLAPPPAYGSERGSILLDAGYGTPGSSQPLAGHGGIGALLEAARARAAAQLGSTPGSTAPFARPVPVAGPSAPSTPRASHRRHRKRNTATSIPSVPSPLRAGRGADAGPSSSASRSADAEEDPVSYVSPTDTPQVTTRVPSVDIEDEESASDEEYTEPSAASSLLSPNPPTPGHLDISLHSLRGGIGGYFSSRGGSRSNRSDGSGASSGTNSGDSGSTVRPGVQRSPSLGPPEDSPPPPGYAPLDPHVYSQGLPADLPEDLINQAIAAMNDGASATAATITLNSPPSTSDPAAAAAGSSSVSRMPSPLPVPVPLARGSWGGVAVSASLPASPDVHTPTHATHAQAYAHANTHSPSSVKSSPGPGGLRAPAHSLLIPTDRPLEELEETWLPRLGKGRLRVAGEMRLPGYALYGIRSWDLSRTHWALTIATYTGKVSEQISCYVLTPPPEFSDDKAMAEIAAATKALTAEMKGLVRQTEYGTIIVSSPIVYGQEVSPILVGDFREAAPYLVLNTGLRRLGCGGRAAMGVDMPVPPVQRKFYESYRVPFSGDPSIAAGGAGRGAGSPPTSPTTASMNLGNGHSHGNGHAHANGNGHGSHHHTASAPSPATTRPLTVSTKGHAHAGSMSPPGSALSPGTSSQSVLSSPIFLNVVEIVKLIQGALALWGLYGADHEDGPELDGLFCDETKAAIFEWRRVMGMDESEALKLENETSGGCIDPKTLSTLLSSVTSVRYQLATMGVDKLPRDPFKSTRRFLNVLRSTLQQYHQNVTPYLSVSSIRKIGSCYVDARKTHATDALKVHKFLLSGVASATSTLSAGLKGGKDDDSTPLRKREQHLRFRGEGDEECGLGLIVPDSQVGPAAAPDVITSDLDAYTKGILKTREKDWDTMGARRIADIWNGTLVQEGEGGRHYSRLRAFARRGRTVRSESEEETAPGAIGATFKGMTTRTGAALKGGFGLVNRLQHDNTSDSDVGASKTNKRNNVPTVVEPSHDDYAMSRSPSPSVPLGLRDRSHLDLPNSPSPVQSRHSAATTNAGIRHSPSFLSDLSENDASKAGSSKAAADDASRRRPPSTLERARSAIPLSPLGRAGSAETGRTGRVPNWAAISRPFAMERTASDGADVMLDPNANEWDVTNPSGTGRRQFLDGHIEDAGGIVLPNRKKLLRRSSLKEPMSEYRNVRVKAAEHLMIDVEMCAVVWELRKREQKLAQRVEDMKALEKSSFLGTQTFFDGLKSRRERLDALENQARTLRNELSRATNEDIDEDQDLERESERIMFKLSEDTNSNEVAWGLRELERTYEQMSEEARKWEEERKVEGVDGAVKKKSWWKPW, from the exons atGGACACGTCGACCATCTCGTTCTCCGACGACCCCGTCCCCGACTCGCCGCGCACCCTCTCGTCGCACTCTGAGCACCCCGAGCCTGGACCGCTCGCGCACACGTTTATCGGCTCGCCGCTgaccaagctcaaggagggcgaccAGCCCGATCCGCTGCCAAAGCTCCATCTccacgccgagacgagcaAGAGCAGCAAGAGCGAGACGGAGCGTCCCTCCAAATCCCGCCTGCCCAAGTTCTCCAGCCCCCGCAAGAGCTACTACAGCTATCAGGTCCAGCTTGAACCAACAATGGGCGTCAAGATGATGaccctcgacgagcccgagggcCCGCCGGCCGTGTTGATAATCTTCATCCCTAttctcgtcgtcatcctcacCGTTCTCCTCGGTGTCCTCATCTTCCTTATCGCCCTCCTGTGTCTCAAGCGCAAGAACGGCATCAGGCTTACTGAGGACGGAGGCCCCCTCGACCTCAGCAAGGGAGAAGGAGTTatcggcgagggcggtgtcgagggcgtcgaggcgcgaTGGCTCGAGACTGCCGATCccgacgtgcgcgaggcgTATCGTCGTGCCAAGG ACTGGCAGATGCAGTACCCGCCTTCCTCGGTACCCACCGACATCACCCTGTCTCAGTTCCTGTCTATCCAGGAGAAGGGCgtctcggcgtgggcgtTTGAGCCCGACTACGAGGAGAACCTCTCGCTTTACGTCCAGTCTCGCACCGAGATCACCTTCCTCTCTGACGGACCCGGCATGGCTCccgccgagggcggtggCAACTCGGTCATGGCAAACCTCCCATTGCCAAAGTTGAACGAGGTTTACTACTGGGAGGTCAAGATGTACGACAAGCCCGCCACCACCGAAGTCGCCATTGGTCTCGCGACCAAGCCGTACCCCTCCTTCCGACTTCCCGGCTGGAACCGCTTCTCGGTCGCCTACTTTGCGTCGGATGGCTTCAAGTCACACAACTACCCGTTCACTGCCTCGTCTTACGGCGCCCCGCTGGCGGAAGGAGACGTGCTGGGCGTCGGGTACCGCCCCCGCACCGGCACCGTGTTCTTCACTCGCAACGGtcgcaagctcgaggactGCTACACCGGTTTGAACCGCCTCAACCTCTTCCCTACGGTTGGTGCCAACGGCCCCTGCACTCTCCACATCAATCTCGGCCAGGCTGGATTCGTCTTCATCGAAGCAAACGTCAAGAAGTGGGGCCTCGCGCCCATGGTCGGCACCCTTGCGCCTCCACCCGCCTATGGCAGTGAGCGCGGCagcatcctcctcgacgctggATACGGTACCCCGGGTTCGAGCCAGCCCCTTGCAGGCCACGGTGGCATCGGTGCCCTCCTTGaggctgctcgtgctcgcgctgccgcgcagctcggctcgacgccgggaTCGACCGCTCCCTTTGCTCGCCCCGTTCCTGTGGCTGGTCCCTCGGCGCCTTCCACTCCTCGCGCCTctcatcgccgccaccgcAAGCGCAACACGGCCACCTCGATCCCATCGGTCCCCAGCCCCCTCCGTGCTGGACGCGGTGCCGATGCTGGTCCTTCGTCTTCGGCTAGCCGTTcagcggacgccgaggaagaccCAGTCTCCTATGTCTCACCAACCGACACGCCTCAGGTCACGACCAGGGTGCCCTCGGTCGAcattgaggacgaggagtcGGCATCCGACGAGGAGTACACCGAGCCCAGCGCTGCGAGCAGCCTCCTCTCGCCAAATCCCCCAACGCCGGGACACCTCGACATTTCATTGCACTCGCTCCGtggcggcatcggcggctACTTTAGCTCGCGCGGCGGTAGCCGCTCGAACCGGTCTGATGGGTCTGGGGCCTCGAGCGGCACAAATTcgggcgacagcggcagcacTGTCCGCCCGGGCGTGCAGCGTTCTCCATCCCTAGGCCCGCCCGAGGActctcctcccccacctggctacgcgccgctcgaccctCACGTTTACAGCCAAGGGCTGCCTGCCGATCTTCCGGAAGATCTCATCAACCAGGCGATCGCGGCGATGAACGATGGCGC CAgcgcgacagcagcgaccaTCACGCTcaactcgccgccgtcgacgtcggacccagccgccgccgccgccggatCGTCCTCCGTGTCGCGCATGCCGAGCCCGCTCCCAGTGcccgtgccgctcgcgcggGGGTCgtggggcggcgtcgccgtgtccgcctcgctgcctgcctcgccgGACGTgcacacgccgacgcacgcGACGCACGCGCAGGCGTACGCGCACGCCAACACgcactcgccgtcgagcgtcAAGAGCTCCCCCGGCCCTGGGGGGCTgcgcgcccccgcccactCGCTCCTCATCCCCACCGACCGgccgctcgaggagctggaagAAACGTGGCTCCCCCGTCTGGGGAAGGGCCGCCTCCGCGTCGCGGGCGAGATGCGCCTCCCGGGCTATGCGCTCTACGGTATCCGCAGCTG GGACCTCTCGCGTACCCACTGGGCACTCACGATCGCGACCTACACCGGCAAGGTGTCGGAACAA ATATCATGCTACGTCCTCACTCCGCCGCCAGAGTTCTCGGACGACAAGGCGATGGCCGAGATCGCAGCGGCTACCAAGGCGCTGACGGCGGAAATGAAGGGGCTGGTACGACAG ACCGAGTACGGAACGATCATCGTCTCCTCGCCCATCGTTTACGGGCAGGAGGTCTCGCCCATCCTCGTTGGCGACTTTCGCGAGGCCGCACCATACCTCGTGCTCAATACTGGCCTGAGACGGctgggctgcggcggccgcgccgcgatGGGCGTGGACATGCCCGTCCCGCCGGTGCAGCGCAAGTTCTACGAGTCGTACCGCGTGCCGTTTAGCGGGGATCCCTCGATCGCTGCCGGCGgagctgggcgcggcgcgggctcgccgccaacatcgccgacgacggcgtccaTGAACCTCGGAAACGGGCACAGCCATGGCAACGGGCATGCGCACGCGAACGGGAACGGACAcggcagccaccaccacacggcgtcggcgccttCGCCGGCCACAACGCGCCCGCTGACCGTCTCGACGAAGGgccacgcgcacgccggcagCATGAGCCCGCCCGGCAGCGCGCTGAGCCCTGGGACCAGCTCGCAGTCGGTGCTGTCGAGCCCCATCTTCCtcaacgtcgtcgagatcGTCAAGTTGATACAGGGCGCACTGGCGCTCTGGGGCCTGTATGGCGCGGATCACGAGGACGGGCCAGAGCTCGACGGGCTGTTCTGCGACGAGACGAAGGCGGCCATCTTTGAGTGGCGCCGTGTCATGGGCATGGACGAGTCGGAGGCGTTGaagctcgag AACGAGACATCCGGCGGCTGTATCGACCCCAAGACGCTCAGTACGCTGTTGAGTTCGGTGACGAGCGTCAGATACCAGCTCGCCACCATGGGCGTGGACAAGCTTCCCCGCGACCCGTTCAAGTCGACCCGGAGGTTCCTCAACGTGCTGCGGTCGACATTGCAGCAGTACCACCAAAACGTCACGCCATACCTCTCCGTGTCTTCGATTCGCAAAATAGGCTCGTGCTACGTCGACGCAAGAAAAACAcacgcgaccgacgcctTGAAGGTACACAAGTTTTTGCTTtcgggcgtggcgtcggcCACAAGCACGCTGTCGGCCGGACTGAAGGGCGGCAAAgacgacgactcgacgcCACTGAGAAAACGCGAACAGCACCTGCGCTTCCGCGGtgaaggcgacgaggagtGCGGGCTGGGCCTCATCGTGCCCGACAGCCAGGttggccccgccgccgcccccgacgtCATCACttccgacctcgacgcgtaCACCAAAGGCATCCTCAAGACGAGAGAAAAGGACTGGGACACGATGGGTGCGCGGCGCATTGCCGACATATGGAACGGGACGCTGGTGCAGGAAGGCGAGGGAGGTCGTCACTACAGTCGTCTACGCGCCTTTGCTCGCCGTGGACGAACTGTGCGAAGCGAGTCGGAAGAAGAAACAGCACCTGGCGCGATCGGCGCAACGTTCAAGGGCATGACCACGAGAACGGGCGCTGCGTTGAAAGGCGGCTTCGGATTGGTAAA tCGGTTGCAACACGACAACACGTCAGACTcggacgtcggcgccagcaagACAAATAAACGCAACAACGTCCCCACAGTGGTCGAGCCCAGCCACGACGACTACGCAATGTCGCGCTCTCCTAGCCCATCTGTGCCGCTCGGCCTCCGCGACCGCTCTCACCTTGACCTGCCcaactcgccctcgccggtgCAGTCTCGTCATTCGGCTGCCACGACCAACGCGGGCATTCGCCACTCGCCGAGCTTCCTGTCAGACCTGTCGGAGAATGATGCCTCCAAGGCGGGCTCCAGCAAGgcggctgccgacgacgcatcccgccgacgcccgccgtcgacgctcGAACGTGCACGCTCGGCCATTCCACTTTCACCCCTGGGCCGTGCAGGATCGGCAGAAACGGGGCGGACGGGCCGCGTGCCTAACTGGGCGGCTATCTCTCGCCCGTTCGCCATGGAGCGCACGGCAAGTGATGGTGCAGACGTGATGCTCGACCCGAACGCAAACGAGTGGGACGTTACCAACCCCAGCGGCACCGGTCGACGCCAGTTCCTCGACGGTCATATCGAGGACGCGGGAGGCATCGTGCTTCCCAACCGCAAGAAGCTTctgcggcggtcgtc